GCTTATTGTATCTGCCCCGGACAACACGGCATCCAAAGATTCAACTCCAACATCAAGACAATGAGCCTCTGTTTCAATTGTTTGATCCAGCGAGGTCTCTTTCAGGTCGGATGTACTCATGTTGTCAATCTGAGTTCGCTCCAAATCACCTGTTACTGAAGAAGTGGGCAGGCAAGCCTTGGACTTAGAGTCGGCAGCAACATATGTGATTAGATTCTCTTCACTCTCTGATGAAACCAATGTCTTGTTTACATCGTTCGACTCAGAAATAGCTTTAGATGGAACTGTAGCATCGAGTGGAGAGTCACGAGGTTGTTCGTTAGGTAACTCTGCCATTGATGTCTTTTCAGATGATGACGTGGACATCCACCTCTCCAGCCAGCTCCAACCCGGACTCGGTTTTGATGGATCACAATTGATGCGGATAGGTTTGGTCTTAGGCATTGAATCCAGCAGCTACAATCGAAGcaaattcaaagtaatgttcGGGTAGACATGTTTGAGACACAGCTGTTAGAAAACAGTTAAAATGAACATGAAGCCATGTTCACATACCTGACGAGCAAACCTATTGCTAAGCAACTTCTCTATGGAAGTAGAAGCAGCATTCTTTTCGGAATAGGAACCTTCTTGAGACAAACGAGCATGACGGGCACGGACTAGCATTTGCATTTTGACAATGGCTTGAATGCACCGTAAGGTCCCCACAGCATGCCTTCGAACCAAGTGCCCCCGTAAAGCAGCTTGCAACTTTACTAAGTTCTTAAGCTTTCCTAGCTCTTTGCGTGCCTGCAAATGAAAAGCCGTAAGATTAAAACTATGAAAACCACCAAGTAGTAAAGTCTAAATTCGATTTACGAATGGAATTATCACCAAGAACCCTCTAATAGCAGTCTGGACGACTACAACAACGGATTCATCCACGTTAGAATCATCTTTAGCCTCATTCGTGGCAGCAACAACAGGTTCGGGCACTTTCAAATCCTCTTGGGTTGATAATTGAGATTTTTCTTCAACGTAATCTTTAGGTGCCACTGACTGAAGTTTCTCTTCGGTGTACTGAACGGTGGAGGTTTTCTCAGGAGCAACGGAGACATCAGACTGTTGAACATAACTAGCAGTTTCAGGACTTTCCTCCAGTCCAGTAGAAGCTTCTTGTACCACAGTGTTGCTAAGCACCCGATGCCGTTCAGATCTCTTCCGGAAACTCCATCCCTTTTTGTCACTCGATCTCTTGTCCTGCAATAAAATTTGAACAGCGTATAATTCAGCTTAAAGGGAGACAAATTCATTCGGCTTGTAGGCACCAAGTTGGAATATTCTTTTGTCTATGAGACAAAACATGGTTAACAGATTCTACACTGTTAAGTTTCCAAATTCAAAGATTGTCGGCCATTTCCGATCAATAACATCCGAATGAACTAAAAAATCTCGAATTTATATCACATTAAGATTTTCCATGTCTGAAAACTACAGTAGAACTTAGAACCAAAGTTAAAACCAGTCAAATTCTATAGAAGGTCCCTATACTATGCGGTTTAGACAGATTTAGTCCCtctaatataatttgattaaatttctaGTCCCTCTACTTTCCAGAATATGTATTTTCAATCCTAAATCCAACAAGACATAAACGTATGATATTCACTCAACTGTACAAAAAAATGTCAAACTATTCAACGAAATAGCCGagaaatgatcaaattatattatagggactaaatccataaaaatCACATAGTACAGAGACATTCTATACAATTTGACCTTAAAAAACTTGCTAGATTTGGAAACTGAAGCtgaaaataaacaatttcaatTCATAAACTGTGGAAGCAATCGGATCTCAAAATAATGAAAGATGTCAAGTTCTAAAGCATCGATTCCTCTGAAAACTTCAATTAAAGCAACTAAAAACatcaattacaaaaaaaaaaaaaacatgaaatctTAAATCCAACGAACAGCCGCCGTAAAGGCTAAAAGGATAACACATATACCTGAGGAACATCGATAACGTCGTCGTTTTTATCAGCTGAATCAGTGCCGCAAGTGATGATTTTGAAACAGGAAATGGATCTTcccatggttttttttttggtgcctCTAGCTTTTACTATAACAGACTGAGAGACAAGACACGAGagataatatttttgttggaaattgtaaaacaaagaaagaacaaaagagaaagaaaaaacacaACACGGACTTCAAACTCACTCCTTAAATCTAGCTACTTATGAACGTTGGAATCCGCCAATTatagacaaaaaagaaaaatcaaaatttgaaaatttttaatggtaaaaacACCTCTTCCATCCCTCTTAATTATGATATTTGAGTAAATCGGTTCCTTTTGAAAAATTGGAGTAGTTTAATCTTTGTTAATTTCAAAGATGTgaaattaatgataattattCACGGAGTTAATGTTTTTcgtcaattttaaataatttgattggtataataataaaattaacctttgatgtttatatattttgtattaattttgacaaaatgtgtaaattctctgagctaaatttgttaaattatgacTAATTTGACAGAAtgtgtaaatttttaaatcaataacaatttgatagaatgtgtaaacttTAAAGgccaaatttgttattatactcaTAAAAAGTGTACATTGACGAAAAACATTAATTCAAGGGCGAAAGCAGAAAGTTTTTTTAGGGGGTCGgaattaagttgtatatttttacgatactaaaaatacaatttcattattttaatggtctatatctttatgatttttaaatgattaaatcaaatttttataatttttgagggtcaaagtgtaattttaccattattaatttaaagcTCTACCTATTTGCCCTTTGGCTCCACCATTGTCCGTAGTTGCTTACTTTCAAGATTGACAGAGTTAAAATTGATCTGTTTTTATGAGAAtgacaaatttattcaatatcaaaattaagaaaGATCAAAAAGGTCTTCTTAtcgtaatttaatttaatcttccaACTTCATCCcaagtttttcgggttttttttttttgttgttttctatACAATTATAATTGCAAATATGAACATAATACATGTCCAGATGTGTGAAAgataaaatttgtcaaattaaaacAACGAAATTAAATTCCAGATTGTAATATAATAAAGGGGTTGAAATTGCAATTAGACCAAATAAGTAGATTAGGTGGGGACGTGGGTGACATACATGCTTGAAACTAATCATCATTTTCTCACGAAAATGATGGTATCGAATATGGTTCAAAATATTTGaatccaaattaattaaatttagaattaacaGAGAAATTAGATGAATGCTTACCGATGTGGGATCCCATTGCCCAACGATAGTCAAAGTGGAGAAGTGGGAACCCCACCAAGAAATATATGCTATTTTATGTACATGGTAAAAGTATTGTGGAGGTCTTTAAgagttagattatattttattttttattaaataaataaataaattaatctttatacgttagattaaagagcaaactgaTTTTTCTAAAGGTATACGTGACAcgtacaaatggatgaaatttttaaaaaaaatgataaatttactttttgatttaacgtatatgaattaatttattaaattttttaaaaaaatttaacttttcttttcctaAACCAAGCTGTAAAAGTGTATATTCTTATATTTAGATGCTTTGCATTTGCACTTTTTAGATTTGTCTTTGTCTTCTATGTTTTCAATTGGAATGTTTCTTTGCATCCCATCATTATTTATACTAACAAAAATCCAATCCCAAATCATTGGTTGTGCTAAGAACCTAGGACCACATTGCCAAACAACTAAACAAATATCAGTTAATTGTGGTTTGAGTCCTTCTACTATactaaaacttgaaaattaatttctctaCCTTTATTtgacattattttcttttatttttataatgttatcaaTAGATCTAAATTGATAACATTGTTAATTCTCTCCTTAAAGTGATAATAtggattttttaaaaccaaCAATTTTGTCCTTGGTtgacatataaatttattattgattaaacatgataaattgaatttctACGGCCTTATGtgatagaataataataaaaaataaacttcacACTATCACTTGAACAACAATAACTAATTGTGGGAAAAATATCATGAGACAATTATACAAAGAATTGGATTGCATTTGCCTaccatattcaaaatttatgtaaaactaAAAAGTCAATTGATCATTCTATCAATTATAGcaatttttatagtaaaatgaacgaaattttaataaaaaatttaccttttgatttaatatataaaattaattttcctattttttacctatatttttaatagaaaagacgATATGCAATATAACACCTACTAAATTGATGGGCCTCTACAATATTTTTACATGTTATCAATTTGAACatactaatatataataaaaatatagagaccaaCTTATATCAAACTAAACCCGCAAATATCTCTCCCAAATAGGAACATTATTCACAAACAACCCAGCAAGCCAACAACCTTAAACCCACCAAACCCAAATTCAAAATgacttaaattgaaaatgaccCGAACAAATAACCCCAAAAGATTTAAACTCGAATGCCAAGCACCAATAACAAATCTTGAAATGCCCCAACCCAAAAAACCCAAATGGCCTGAACCCGGGCAATCCAAACCTGAAATGATTCAAACTCGAaagaatcataaaattttaaatccaaattaaCTTGATTTAGATTGACCAACCTAAAACCAATGGACATAGTCTGGTGCAAGTTCAtagtaaaagaaaacaattgaaGTGCTACTTCATGTTTGTTTCATCAAGTATCATAGTTGGGATGAAAggaacaaaatgaaaaacaagtCTTGTTAAAAACTCCAAATACAGGGTGTCAATGTATGCAAGAAAAAAGTACACTTCTCTACAATGAGAGAACAAAATTTTCCCATACTGACCAGGAATATATCACACTTGCGACTTCCTTGGTCGTCCTCTCTTACCTGTTTTTCCTCCAGAGGACTGCGGAGTTTTGTTTGTAGAAGGACGACCTCGTCCAGTACCTTTTCCACCTGAAGTGGATTTCTTAGCACCCTTACCTCGGCCTTTGCCAGGAGCCTTACCATTTATGTATTCTCCACTGCTGTCACTCTCAACATCACTGTTCTCTTCTTC
This genomic stretch from Gossypium raimondii isolate GPD5lz chromosome 6, ASM2569854v1, whole genome shotgun sequence harbors:
- the LOC105772352 gene encoding protein IQ-DOMAIN 32, translated to MGRSISCFKIITCGTDSADKNDDVIDVPQDKRSSDKKGWSFRKRSERHRVLSNTVVQEASTGLEESPETASYVQQSDVSVAPEKTSTVQYTEEKLQSVAPKDYVEEKSQLSTQEDLKVPEPVVAATNEAKDDSNVDESVVVVVQTAIRGFLARKELGKLKNLVKLQAALRGHLVRRHAVGTLRCIQAIVKMQMLVRARHARLSQEGSYSEKNAASTSIEKLLSNRFARQLLDSMPKTKPIRINCDPSKPSPGWSWLERWMSTSSSEKTSMAELPNEQPRDSPLDATVPSKAISESNDVNKTLVSSESEENLITYVAADSKSKACLPTSSVTGDLERTQIDNMSTSDLKETSLDQTIETEAHCLDVGVESLDAVLSGADTISRSKEPSITENPVLHDRKGQHDGSECGTELSVTSTLDSPDRYEVGTVEYENGVKVSEQENCSSNGAKDLDVKENATIAILVPGSSLSIANQPNKLDDTKGELANLVAVDSPRVEHEPCRLSPEASPRSHMTVPESQGTPSSQVSIKSKKKKTEKSGQKRKSFSTAKGSPTADRNSGAKSSTEQPSKDQRSGKRHNSFGSTKPDNIDEEPRDSNSSNSLPRFMQATESARAKVNANNSPRSSPDVQNGDLYIKKRHSLPGANGKQHSPRIQPSSGAKGNDRKWQR